A stretch of the Mesorhizobium sp. Pch-S genome encodes the following:
- a CDS encoding sensor histidine kinase, giving the protein MPRRDLGLSLHVRIIAVLSAVLGGGAILLGLAAWQSTSLAAQQAYDRLLAGGTIQIAENVYVQGNVVTVDPPVAAISTLAAYDMVFYKVVDARGVVVAGYEDLTSLANSEAIRRGVVIEDGQYQGRKVRIATLAKQVEHASPGSWATIVVAQTVNARAALARDLATKAFLVIGAMSVLALLAVGFAVRFALKPLAEIEREITQRRPEDLRPIQARPPLEIRNLVHAIDDFMRRLSERMATTQRFIADAAHQIRTPLAALDAQVEILSNTQPPGRRQETVHRIRERTTELGRLTGQLLDHAMVIHRADATAAAPVDLSTLAKTVLATAVPLALPREVEVVFRPADGPAIIDGDAVSIREALANLIDNALTHGARSQLIVAVSTDAATVSIDVLDDGDGFGRNPLDLIRPFAKGIASHGSGLGLAIAADVAKAHHGALLFDRDGGLTRVRLQFNRPAD; this is encoded by the coding sequence TTGCCACGGCGTGACCTCGGCCTTTCGCTGCATGTCCGCATCATCGCCGTGCTGTCGGCGGTGCTTGGCGGCGGCGCGATCCTGCTCGGGCTCGCCGCCTGGCAGTCGACCTCGCTGGCGGCGCAGCAGGCCTATGACCGGCTGCTGGCCGGAGGGACGATCCAGATCGCCGAGAATGTCTATGTGCAGGGCAATGTCGTCACCGTCGACCCGCCGGTGGCGGCGATCTCGACGCTCGCAGCCTATGACATGGTGTTCTACAAGGTGGTCGATGCGCGCGGCGTGGTCGTCGCCGGCTATGAGGACCTGACCTCCCTGGCCAATAGCGAAGCCATCCGGCGCGGCGTGGTGATCGAGGACGGCCAGTACCAGGGCCGGAAGGTACGCATCGCGACACTGGCGAAACAGGTCGAACACGCCTCGCCGGGCAGCTGGGCCACCATCGTCGTCGCCCAGACGGTCAATGCGCGGGCAGCGCTGGCACGCGACCTCGCCACCAAGGCCTTCCTGGTCATCGGCGCGATGAGCGTGCTGGCGCTGCTTGCCGTCGGCTTCGCGGTGCGCTTCGCCCTGAAGCCGCTCGCCGAGATCGAACGGGAGATCACGCAGCGCCGCCCCGAGGACCTGCGCCCGATCCAGGCGCGCCCGCCGCTGGAGATCCGCAACCTGGTCCATGCCATAGACGACTTCATGCGCCGGCTGTCGGAACGCATGGCGACGACCCAGCGCTTCATCGCCGATGCCGCGCACCAGATCCGCACGCCGCTCGCGGCGCTCGACGCGCAGGTCGAGATCCTGTCCAACACGCAGCCCCCCGGACGCCGGCAGGAAACGGTCCATCGCATCCGCGAGCGCACGACCGAGCTCGGCCGCCTGACCGGGCAGCTGCTCGACCACGCCATGGTCATCCATCGCGCCGATGCCACCGCGGCCGCCCCGGTCGATCTCAGCACGCTGGCAAAGACGGTGCTCGCGACGGCGGTGCCGCTGGCGCTGCCGCGCGAGGTCGAGGTGGTGTTCAGGCCGGCCGATGGTCCCGCCATCATCGACGGCGACGCGGTGAGCATCCGCGAAGCACTGGCCAATCTCATCGACAATGCGCTGACCCACGGCGCCAGAAGCCAATTGATCGTGGCAGTCTCGACGGACGCCGCCACGGTGTCGATCGATGTGCTCGACGATGGCGACGGCTTCGGCAGGAACCCGCTCGACCTGATACGGCCTTTCGCCAAGGGCATCGCGTCGCACGGATCGGGCCTCGGTCTCGCCATCGCCGCGGACGTCGCCAAGGCGCATCACGGCGCGTTGCTGTTCGATCGCGACGGCGGCCTGACGCGCGTGCGGCTGCAGTTCAACCGACCGGCAGACTGA
- a CDS encoding GatB/YqeY domain-containing protein: MPASDHMKTRLRTDLVAAMKLGSKGEATILRELIAALDNAEAAPVRRNEPSYVQHDFFSGAAETERLLLSEEEVRDILLKEIETREQAAAEYVRLGRSADALLAEVAVARRYLND, translated from the coding sequence GTGCCGGCAAGCGACCACATGAAAACCCGCCTGCGGACCGATCTGGTCGCGGCGATGAAGCTGGGCAGCAAAGGCGAAGCGACGATCCTGCGCGAGCTGATCGCCGCGCTCGACAATGCCGAGGCAGCCCCCGTGCGCCGGAATGAACCGTCCTATGTCCAGCATGACTTTTTCAGCGGCGCGGCCGAAACCGAAAGGCTTCTGCTGAGCGAGGAGGAGGTGCGCGACATCCTCCTGAAGGAAATCGAAACGCGTGAGCAGGCAGCCGCCGAGTACGTTCGGCTGGGCAGGAGCGCCGATGCCTTGCTGGCCGAGGTGGCAGTGGCAAGGCGCTATCTGAACGACTAG
- a CDS encoding response regulator transcription factor, producing MRVLVVEDTADIAEAIVMRLEKIGHAVDWEANGRTAAELLEVQAYDLVILDLTLPGEDGMRVLKGMRARKLATPVLVITARSAVDERISALDLGADDYLVKPFDYGEMEARARALLRRSAGASDNRLSVGPLEIDRAGRIATLAGRPLNLTRRELTVLEILAIRRDRIVSKEELVEQLFNFDQEPSPNAIEQFVARLRRKLGDTSIEISTIRGLGYKLATA from the coding sequence TTGCGCGTGCTCGTCGTCGAAGACACCGCCGACATCGCCGAAGCCATCGTCATGCGGCTGGAGAAGATCGGCCACGCCGTCGACTGGGAAGCCAATGGCCGCACCGCTGCCGAGCTGCTGGAGGTGCAGGCCTACGACCTGGTCATCCTCGACCTCACCCTGCCCGGCGAGGACGGCATGCGCGTGCTGAAAGGCATGCGGGCCCGCAAGCTGGCGACACCCGTGCTGGTCATCACCGCCCGCTCGGCCGTCGACGAACGCATCAGCGCGCTCGACCTCGGTGCCGACGACTATCTGGTCAAGCCGTTCGACTATGGCGAGATGGAAGCACGTGCCCGCGCGCTGCTGCGGCGCAGCGCCGGGGCCAGCGACAACAGGCTGAGCGTCGGGCCGCTGGAGATCGACCGGGCCGGCCGCATCGCGACGCTGGCGGGGCGGCCGCTGAACCTCACCCGGCGCGAGCTGACGGTGCTGGAAATCCTGGCCATCCGCCGCGACCGCATCGTCTCGAAGGAAGAGCTGGTCGAACAGCTGTTCAACTTCGACCAGGAACCGAGCCCTAACGCCATCGAGCAGTTCGTTGCCCGGCTCAGGCGCAAGCTGGGCGACACTTCGATCGAGATCAGCACCATTCGCGGACTGGGATACAAGCTTGCCACGGCGTGA
- a CDS encoding alpha/beta hydrolase, whose protein sequence is MTMPAIILVHGFWGGAAHWAKVIVELSRQGFSDLHAVEVPLTSLADDAGRLKQMIAQQKGDVLLVGHSYGGAVITEAGNQPNVAGLVYIAAFAPDAGESPGGITQANPPAAIANVVPDSDGYLWIKPDQYHQSFCQDLTADEALVMAVTQKAPLGSTFGDTITAPAWKTKPCWYQISSEDRMINPQNQTMMSSRMNAKKIITLGSSHASLASQPREVTGLIAEAARSI, encoded by the coding sequence ATGACCATGCCTGCAATCATTCTCGTCCATGGTTTCTGGGGCGGCGCCGCCCATTGGGCCAAGGTGATCGTGGAACTGTCCAGACAGGGATTTTCGGATCTGCATGCGGTTGAAGTGCCGCTGACGTCGTTGGCGGACGACGCCGGCCGATTGAAGCAGATGATCGCGCAGCAGAAGGGCGATGTCCTTCTGGTGGGCCATTCCTATGGCGGCGCCGTCATCACCGAGGCGGGGAACCAGCCGAACGTCGCCGGTCTCGTCTACATCGCGGCCTTTGCGCCGGATGCCGGTGAAAGTCCGGGCGGCATCACCCAGGCCAATCCTCCCGCGGCAATCGCCAACGTCGTGCCCGACAGCGACGGCTACCTGTGGATCAAACCCGATCAGTATCACCAGAGCTTCTGCCAGGACCTGACGGCGGATGAAGCACTGGTCATGGCGGTCACGCAGAAGGCGCCGCTCGGTTCGACCTTTGGCGACACCATCACCGCGCCTGCCTGGAAGACGAAGCCGTGCTGGTACCAGATCTCCAGCGAGGACAGGATGATCAATCCGCAGAACCAGACAATGATGTCGTCGCGGATGAACGCGAAGAAGATCATCACCCTTGGCAGCAGCCATGCGTCGCTGGCTTCCCAACCCCGGGAAGTGACCGGCCTGATCGCCGAGGCCGCGCGCTCGATCTGA
- a CDS encoding helix-turn-helix domain-containing protein yields the protein MSETLLSVDQAAEQLKLHPKTVIRYIRDGRLPAARIGKSYRIEQARLDAFAGVASGHATSDVRATCVVDIPDITLQCAERLATFLGAAAMTGDASTPALHLSTAFDPATGTMKVVLIGSPSDAAGLLQMLQLQLSRPVAG from the coding sequence ATGTCCGAAACCCTGCTTAGCGTCGATCAGGCCGCCGAACAGCTGAAGCTGCACCCCAAGACCGTGATCCGCTACATCCGCGACGGACGCCTGCCGGCGGCGCGGATCGGAAAATCCTATCGCATCGAGCAGGCCAGGCTGGATGCCTTTGCGGGGGTGGCGAGCGGTCACGCGACAAGCGACGTGCGGGCGACCTGTGTCGTCGACATCCCCGATATCACGCTGCAGTGCGCCGAGCGGCTGGCGACGTTCCTGGGGGCGGCCGCCATGACAGGCGATGCTTCCACGCCTGCCTTGCATCTCAGCACCGCCTTCGATCCAGCCACGGGAACCATGAAAGTCGTGCTGATCGGCAGCCCGTCCGATGCGGCGGGGCTGCTGCAGATGCTGCAACTGCAGCTGTCGCGTCCGGTTGCCGGATAG
- a CDS encoding helix-turn-helix domain-containing protein: MAEGTGQRIRMAVVAYEGVRPFQLCVPCEIFGEMHCDGVDSELWVCAIDDGPVHTSAGFDIDTSHTLPDLLKADVVFVPSWQLPYQPPPQHLVDTLIAAHANGAVIVGLCLGAYVVAEAGLLDGRRATTHWAFCDDFRRRFPAVELDENALYVDEGAVVTSAGVTAGVDCCLHIARRFFGPQNANRIARNVLALPHRAGGQTQFIQRSLADAPQDVRLRETVEEIARHLDRNYSIDTVAARLQMSRRSFTRLFQQSMGSSFNAWLTDQRLTLAQGHLETGKRSIEQIAHEAGFGSVVTFRAKFQDRFGVSPTAWRRSFLVSGLVSGGRTAP, from the coding sequence ATGGCGGAGGGAACCGGCCAACGCATCAGAATGGCGGTCGTGGCCTATGAGGGCGTGCGGCCCTTCCAGCTCTGCGTGCCTTGCGAGATCTTCGGCGAGATGCATTGCGACGGGGTCGACAGCGAGCTTTGGGTGTGCGCCATCGATGATGGCCCGGTGCATACCAGTGCCGGGTTCGACATCGACACCAGCCATACGTTGCCCGATCTGCTCAAGGCGGATGTCGTTTTCGTTCCGAGCTGGCAACTCCCCTACCAGCCTCCGCCGCAGCACCTCGTCGACACGCTGATTGCAGCACACGCCAATGGTGCGGTCATCGTTGGCCTGTGCCTGGGTGCCTATGTCGTCGCCGAAGCCGGGCTGCTCGACGGCAGGCGTGCCACCACGCATTGGGCGTTCTGCGACGATTTCCGCCGCCGCTTTCCCGCAGTCGAACTGGATGAAAACGCGCTTTATGTGGACGAAGGTGCGGTCGTCACCTCTGCCGGCGTGACGGCGGGCGTCGATTGCTGCCTGCACATCGCGCGGCGCTTCTTTGGCCCGCAGAACGCCAACCGCATCGCCCGCAACGTGCTGGCCCTGCCGCACCGGGCCGGCGGCCAGACACAGTTCATCCAGCGTTCCCTGGCCGACGCTCCCCAGGACGTTCGCCTCAGGGAGACGGTCGAGGAGATCGCGCGGCACCTCGACCGCAACTACAGCATCGATACGGTTGCCGCGCGATTGCAGATGAGCCGCCGCAGCTTCACCAGGCTTTTCCAGCAGTCGATGGGGTCGAGCTTCAATGCCTGGCTCACCGATCAGCGCCTGACGCTGGCACAGGGCCACCTCGAAACAGGCAAGCGCTCGATCGAGCAGATCGCGCATGAGGCAGGCTTCGGCAGCGTGGTGACCTTTCGCGCGAAATTCCAGGACAGGTTTGGCGTCAGCCCGACCGCATGGCGCCGGTCATTCCTTGTCTCCGGCCTTGTCTCTGGCGGCAGAACCGCCCCGTAG
- a CDS encoding AraC family transcriptional regulator, translating to MMAGNFRAQSAVLPRYPATQEFSLEETSLDFSSHRRIVASSDGLGWSDLAVAVTEVSPFEGRTPRLTSLWLTLPYNDAHSELNRNGRVFKGIMARNSVSLAAPGIDDRIILLNTIHCLNVFIRESMITEIAGQMFRRPVRNVEILSFAGAVDPALSYLLRACRELLADPDGSHYRNAYLAQAIAAQVLARHAQLHDLPLSSGVRSTLSAAQMRRIDEFLESNLAGNFQFGELATSIGLSRTIFFSRFLATTGRTPHQYLQVLRVNRARRLLEETSASLAEIAVAAGFSDQSHLARFFKRHFGVSPGRHRACRSG from the coding sequence ATGATGGCCGGAAATTTCAGGGCGCAATCCGCCGTTCTTCCCAGATACCCAGCCACGCAGGAATTCAGCCTCGAGGAAACATCCCTGGATTTTTCATCGCATCGGAGGATCGTCGCATCCAGCGACGGCCTCGGCTGGTCCGACCTCGCGGTCGCCGTCACCGAGGTCTCTCCGTTCGAAGGACGCACACCGCGCCTGACATCGTTGTGGCTGACGCTGCCCTATAACGATGCGCATTCCGAGCTCAACCGCAACGGCCGCGTCTTCAAGGGCATCATGGCGCGAAACAGCGTCTCCCTGGCAGCGCCGGGGATCGACGACAGGATCATCCTGCTGAACACGATCCACTGCCTGAACGTGTTCATCCGCGAGAGCATGATCACCGAGATCGCCGGCCAGATGTTCCGCCGGCCGGTGCGCAATGTCGAGATCCTGTCCTTCGCAGGAGCCGTCGACCCTGCTTTGTCCTATCTGTTGCGGGCCTGCCGGGAACTGCTCGCGGACCCGGACGGCAGCCACTACCGCAACGCCTACCTGGCCCAGGCCATCGCGGCGCAGGTCCTTGCCCGGCACGCGCAGCTGCACGACCTTCCGCTTTCCAGCGGCGTTCGATCGACGCTTTCGGCGGCGCAGATGCGGCGCATCGACGAGTTCCTCGAAAGCAATCTCGCCGGCAATTTCCAGTTCGGCGAGCTCGCGACGAGCATAGGGCTGAGCAGGACGATCTTCTTCTCGCGCTTCCTTGCGACCACCGGCAGGACACCACACCAATACCTGCAGGTGCTGCGGGTCAATCGCGCCCGGCGGCTGCTCGAGGAAACCAGCGCTTCGCTCGCTGAAATCGCCGTCGCCGCGGGGTTTTCCGACCAATCTCACCTCGCACGCTTCTTCAAGCGTCATTTCGGTGTTTCGCCGGGCCGTCATCGTGCGTGTCGATCGGGCTAG
- a CDS encoding diguanylate cyclase — MTVSFRRLSYLFGIVYSCALLCILIFISLRFFKDERNIAAVWLSFGFQIAVLTLTERSRAYILAMFLAAAATMLFLAVPPILAIGSAAITSAVAIWSAWILRNEPDWIKGRDDRLRPWLLFVVSSGLIAPGVNALLGAPLATIAGIVPATGNAWLMTAVTWFISDALSVVVVTTTLLRLGSVKLRHLPDWREMLTTLGVIAVVAALFGAIAVQDNILPIFLVAPVLVVVLYVSGTTASLVCLALFVTASIVATILDDGPFIALASLSRFDPIVMCQIYALAIFCTVVLYAGLLGERLHHHKLQLANAHIYEMLAKRSGDIVFAADSYGKILFISPSIGEVLGVPLQTAEMRGWKNYVAKGDVKKIYKTAFRVIRTGKPVSVDFRIIDAKGREKILEAIVQTSSAGKATIVIGSMRDVTEQRRHERALSRLSETDPLTELPNRRAFDRYFRAEWNRSFAAKASMSILMIDVDYFKQFNDTFGHQSGDECLVVIGSAIRGALKREGEFCARFGGEEFVAILPNTDEAHARKVAARVLSAIADLNMAHTESPYGIVTVSIGVAASRPLCDELDLGLLEAADAALYLAKQRGRNRVEGPGSMA; from the coding sequence CTGACGGAAAGAAGCCGTGCATATATCCTTGCGATGTTTCTTGCCGCGGCCGCGACGATGCTGTTCCTTGCCGTGCCGCCGATCCTTGCAATCGGGTCAGCTGCGATCACAAGTGCCGTTGCAATCTGGTCGGCCTGGATTCTCAGGAACGAGCCGGACTGGATCAAGGGGCGCGACGACCGCCTGAGGCCATGGCTGCTGTTCGTGGTTTCGTCCGGGTTGATTGCTCCGGGCGTCAACGCGTTGCTGGGCGCGCCTCTGGCGACAATCGCCGGGATCGTTCCCGCCACCGGCAATGCCTGGCTGATGACGGCGGTCACCTGGTTCATCTCCGACGCCCTGAGTGTCGTGGTCGTGACGACGACACTGCTGCGGTTGGGTTCCGTGAAGCTGCGCCACCTGCCTGACTGGCGCGAAATGCTGACGACGCTCGGCGTCATCGCGGTCGTCGCGGCGCTGTTTGGTGCCATCGCGGTGCAGGACAACATCCTTCCCATTTTTCTTGTCGCCCCTGTCCTTGTCGTCGTGCTGTATGTGTCGGGGACAACGGCGTCGCTGGTCTGCCTCGCGCTGTTCGTTACGGCCTCGATTGTCGCGACGATCCTCGACGACGGCCCGTTCATCGCGCTGGCGTCTCTGAGCCGGTTTGATCCGATCGTCATGTGCCAGATCTACGCGCTGGCGATTTTCTGTACCGTCGTGCTTTATGCGGGGCTGCTGGGGGAACGGCTGCATCATCACAAGCTGCAGCTCGCCAACGCCCACATCTACGAAATGCTGGCCAAGCGCTCCGGAGACATCGTCTTTGCCGCGGATTCCTACGGCAAGATCCTGTTCATCTCTCCGTCCATAGGAGAGGTGCTCGGGGTGCCGCTGCAGACGGCCGAGATGCGAGGCTGGAAGAACTACGTCGCCAAGGGCGACGTCAAGAAGATATACAAGACCGCCTTTCGGGTCATCCGGACCGGAAAACCCGTTTCGGTGGATTTCCGGATCATCGACGCGAAAGGCCGTGAGAAGATACTCGAGGCGATCGTCCAGACATCGAGCGCCGGAAAAGCGACGATTGTGATCGGTTCGATGCGCGATGTCACCGAGCAGCGGCGCCATGAGCGTGCCTTGAGCAGACTGTCGGAAACGGATCCCCTGACGGAACTGCCGAACCGTCGCGCGTTCGACAGATATTTCAGGGCCGAGTGGAACAGGTCCTTCGCCGCGAAAGCGTCGATGTCCATCCTGATGATCGACGTGGATTATTTCAAACAGTTCAACGACACCTTCGGCCACCAGTCCGGTGATGAGTGTCTCGTCGTCATCGGCAGCGCCATCCGCGGAGCGCTGAAACGGGAGGGCGAATTCTGCGCGCGGTTCGGCGGTGAGGAATTCGTGGCCATCCTGCCGAACACCGACGAGGCCCATGCGCGCAAGGTCGCAGCCAGGGTGCTGTCGGCGATAGCGGACCTGAACATGGCGCACACGGAAAGCCCGTACGGCATCGTGACCGTCAGCATCGGCGTCGCCGCTTCGAGGCCGCTGTGCGATGAGCTGGACCTCGGCCTGCTGGAAGCCGCGGACGCCGCTCTCTATCTGGCCAAGCAGCGGGGGCGCAATCGCGTGGAAGGTCCCGGCTCCATGGCGTGA
- a CDS encoding alkyl/aryl-sulfatase, whose product MATLTPPADEFAGREQLRTSSVEFRKEVITVADGIFAAVGYSASNVTLIQGEEGSIVVDTAANPVDAQAIADAFGDRLRRPVRAIIYTHNHPDHSGGATVFAGADRPEIYSHRTLVEAGPEFGRGPRDGGDAFGTRLPDALFINAGTQLEYGRVTPHTREGFLAPTRTFGGDSETIEVAGVRLQLIHTPGESPENIAVWIGAKRVLIPGDDVLKSYPNLSPIRGLKLRPPERWIASLDRMLALNADAMVQGHMRPVLGRDEVRRALTDYRDGISTVLDQTLAGIRQGRTPDELVQEVRLSPELAASPYLQEYYGSVAWAVRGIYADYVGWFDGNATNLNPLPPAGRAARMIEMAGGPDGMLARAGQAIATGDFQWAAELADCLLALDPADAAARQLKARALTELGERQLNATARNYYLTTAQFLEGSA is encoded by the coding sequence ATGGCCACGTTGACGCCACCCGCCGATGAATTCGCCGGACGCGAACAGTTGCGGACGAGCTCCGTCGAGTTCCGCAAGGAAGTCATCACGGTCGCCGACGGTATCTTTGCCGCGGTCGGTTATTCGGCCAGCAACGTCACGCTGATCCAGGGCGAGGAGGGCTCGATCGTCGTCGACACCGCCGCCAACCCGGTCGACGCGCAAGCCATCGCGGACGCCTTTGGCGACCGCCTCAGGCGTCCGGTCCGGGCGATCATCTACACCCACAACCATCCTGACCACTCCGGCGGCGCCACGGTCTTTGCCGGCGCCGACAGGCCGGAGATCTACAGCCACCGCACGCTGGTCGAAGCCGGCCCCGAATTCGGCAGGGGGCCGCGCGACGGCGGTGACGCCTTCGGCACCAGGCTTCCCGACGCGCTGTTCATCAATGCGGGCACGCAGCTCGAATATGGCCGTGTCACGCCACACACCCGAGAGGGCTTCCTGGCGCCGACACGCACCTTCGGTGGCGACAGCGAGACGATCGAGGTGGCCGGCGTGCGCCTGCAGCTCATCCATACGCCGGGCGAGTCGCCGGAGAACATCGCGGTCTGGATCGGCGCGAAGCGCGTCCTGATCCCCGGCGACGATGTCCTGAAATCCTACCCGAACCTGTCGCCCATCCGGGGCCTCAAGCTCAGGCCACCGGAGCGCTGGATCGCCAGCCTCGACAGGATGCTTGCGCTGAACGCCGACGCCATGGTGCAGGGGCACATGCGCCCGGTGCTCGGCCGGGACGAAGTCCGCAGGGCGCTGACCGATTACCGCGACGGCATCAGCACGGTGCTCGACCAGACGCTGGCCGGCATCCGGCAGGGCAGGACGCCGGACGAACTCGTGCAGGAGGTCAGGCTGTCGCCGGAACTCGCCGCCAGCCCGTATCTGCAGGAGTATTACGGCAGCGTCGCCTGGGCCGTGCGCGGCATCTATGCCGACTATGTCGGCTGGTTCGACGGCAACGCCACCAATCTGAACCCGCTGCCGCCGGCCGGGCGCGCCGCCCGGATGATCGAGATGGCAGGCGGACCGGACGGGATGCTGGCCCGCGCCGGACAGGCCATCGCAACGGGCGACTTCCAGTGGGCCGCCGAACTGGCCGACTGCCTGCTGGCACTGGACCCTGCCGACGCGGCGGCGAGGCAACTCAAGGCGCGCGCGCTGACCGAACTCGGCGAGCGCCAGCTCAACGCCACCGCCCGCAACTACTATCTGACCACGGCGCAGTTCCTGGAGGGGAGCGCCTAG
- a CDS encoding helix-turn-helix transcriptional regulator, translated as MDDREGLGTFEMEVPVQWKYRRLLANRLKELRTAKGIDQLDLALKAGLSRRGVGGLERMERTPTLDMIVVIAAALDVEPHVLISPACETGLDAEVPSSNPDAQGMSGEEVGAWHEHRPKASVED; from the coding sequence ATGGATGACCGGGAAGGCTTGGGGACATTTGAGATGGAAGTGCCGGTTCAGTGGAAATATCGACGGCTGCTTGCCAACAGACTGAAAGAACTGCGGACCGCAAAGGGGATCGACCAGCTCGACCTGGCCCTGAAGGCAGGGTTGAGCCGGCGCGGCGTCGGCGGGCTGGAGCGCATGGAACGGACGCCGACACTCGACATGATCGTCGTCATCGCGGCGGCCCTGGACGTCGAACCGCACGTGCTCATCAGCCCGGCTTGCGAAACCGGACTGGATGCGGAGGTGCCGTCGTCCAACCCGGATGCTCAGGGCATGAGCGGGGAGGAGGTCGGAGCCTGGCATGAGCATCGACCGAAAGCGAGCGTCGAGGACTAG
- a CDS encoding nuclear transport factor 2 family protein, giving the protein MTNSKDIDPTLPVQGQLEAYNARDIDAFMQWWAEDCQYFAFPSTLLAEGTAAIRARHIERFKEPDLHGHLLSRIALDNLVIDHETVTRTFPEGAGEVDVVCIYEVSGGKITKAWFKMGQPRLHLATN; this is encoded by the coding sequence ATGACGAATTCCAAGGATATCGACCCAACCCTGCCTGTGCAGGGGCAGCTCGAGGCCTACAACGCCCGCGACATCGACGCGTTCATGCAGTGGTGGGCAGAGGACTGCCAGTATTTCGCTTTTCCCTCCACATTGCTCGCCGAGGGCACGGCGGCAATCCGCGCCCGGCACATCGAACGGTTCAAGGAGCCCGATCTGCATGGCCACCTGCTGTCGCGGATCGCGCTCGACAATCTTGTCATCGACCATGAAACCGTCACGCGGACATTTCCGGAGGGTGCAGGTGAGGTCGATGTTGTCTGCATCTATGAAGTGAGCGGTGGCAAGATCACCAAGGCATGGTTCAAGATGGGGCAACCGCGACTTCACCTCGCGACGAACTGA